The following proteins are co-located in the Manihot esculenta cultivar AM560-2 chromosome 9, M.esculenta_v8, whole genome shotgun sequence genome:
- the LOC110623085 gene encoding 2,3-bisphosphoglycerate-independent phosphoglycerate mutase yields MGSSGEFTWKLADHPKLPKGKTIAMVVLDGWGEAKPDQYNCIHVADTPTMDSFKKTAPEKWRLIRAHGTAVGLPTEDDMGNSEVGHNALGAGRIYAQGAKLVDLALASGKIFDGEGFKYIKECFATGTLHLIGLLSDGGVHSRLDQLQLLLKGAAEHGAKRIRVHVLTDGRDVIDGTSVGFVEALENDLANLRGKGVDAQIASGGGRMYVTMDRYENDWNVVKRGWDAQVLGEAPHKFKNAVEAVKKLREEPKANDQYLPPFVIVDESGKPVGPIVDGDAVVTFNFRADRMVMLAKALEYENFDKFDRVRFPKIRYAGMLQYDGELKLPSHYLVSPPEIERTSGEYLVHNGVRTFACSETVKFGHVTFFWNGNRSGYFNAEMEEYVEIPSDVGITFNVQPKMKAIEIAEKARDAILSLKFHQVRVNLPNSDMVGHTGDIDATVVACKAADDAVKMIIDAIEQVGGIYVVTADHGNAEDMVKRDKSGKPLLDKSGNIQILTSHTLQPVPIAIGGPGLAAGVRFRNDVPSGGLANVAATVMNLHGFEAPSDYETTLIEVVDN; encoded by the exons ATGGGGAGCTCTGGGGAATTCACATGGAAGCTGGCGGATCATCCAAAGCTTCCCAAGGGGAAGACTATTGCAATGGTTGTTTTGGATGGTTGGGGTGAGGCTAAACCCGATCAATATAATTGTATCCATGTTGCTGATACTCCCACCATGGACTCATTCAAAAAG ACTGCCCCAGAGAAATGGAGGTTGATTAGGGCTCATGGAACTGCGGTGGGTCTCCCAACTGAAGACGATATGGGCAACAGTGAAGTTGGTCACAACGCTCTTGGCGCTGGACGCATTTATGCTCAAGG TGCAAAGCTTGTTGACCTTGCTCTTGCCTCTGGAAAAATCTTTGATGGAGAGGGGTTCAAGTACATAAAAGAATGTTTTGCAACTGGTACTCTACACCTTATTGGCTTATTAAGTGATGGTGGAGTTCACTCCAGGCTTGATCAGTTGCAG TTGTTGCTAAAAGGTGCAGCTGAACATGGTGCTAAAAGAATCAGAGTTCATGTGCTTACTGATGGACGCGATGTAATAGATGGTACAAGTGTTGGCTTTGTAGAAGCTCTTGAGAATGACCTGGCAAATTTACGTGGGAAAGGTGTTGATGCACAGATTGCATCTGGTGGAGGCCGCATGTATGTCACAATGGATCGCTATGAG AATGACTGGAATGTTGTGAAACGAGGATGGGATGCCCAGGTTCTTGGTGAAGCCCCACATAAGTTTAAGAATGCTGTTGAAGCTGTCAAGAAACTAAGAGAAGAACCCAAAGCCAATGACCAGTACTTACCTCCTTTTGTCATTGTCGATGAGAGTGGGAAGCCTGTAGGCCCAATTGTGGATGGTGATGCTGTTGTAACGTTCAACTTCCGTGCTGATCGTATGGTTATGCTTGCTAAGGCCCTTGAATATGAGAATTTTGACAAATTTGATAGAGTCAGATTCCCTAAAATCCGTTATGCTGGAATGCTTCAGTATGATGGCGAGTTGAAGCTTCCAAGCCATTACCTTGTATCTCCTCCCGAGATAGAAAGAACATCTGGTGAATATTTAGTCCACAATGGTGTCCGTACCTTTGCTTGCAG TGAGACTGTCAAATTTGGTCATGTCACTTTCTTCTGGAATGGAAATCGTTCTGGATATTTTAACGCAGAAATGGAGGAATATGTTGAAATTCCCAGTGATGTTGGAATTACATTCAATGTCCAACCAAAGATGAAAGCAATAGAGATTGCAGAGAAGGCAAGGGATGCTATCCTCAGCCTCAAATTCCACCAG GTTCGTGTTAACCTACCAAATAGTGACATGGTTGGACATACAGGAGACATTGACGCCACAGTTGTGGCGTGCAAGGCTGCAGATGATGCTGTAAAG ATGATAATTGATGCTATAGAGCAAGTTGGTGGAATATATGTTGTTACTGCAGATCACGGCAATGCTGAGGATATGGTGAAGAGGGACAAATCTGGGAAACCTCTTCTCGATAAGAGTGGCAACATTCAGATACTCACTTCTCACACCCTTCAGCCA GTGCCTATTGCAATTGGAGGCCCTGGATTGGCAGCTGGTGTCAGGTTCCGCAATGATGTTCCCAGTGGAGGACTTGCTAATGTGGCTGCAACTGTGATGAATCTCCATGGATTTGAGGCTCCTAGTGACTATGAAACCACCCTGATTGAAGTAGTCGATAACTAG
- the LOC110622242 gene encoding serine/threonine-protein phosphatase PP1 isozyme 1, protein MEGLEGIIERLLEGKNNRGKRIQLTESEIRNLCLTAKQVFLAQPVLLEIQAPINICGDIHGQYPDLLRLFEYGGFPPDSSYLFLGDYVDRGKQSIETICLLLAYKIKFPEKFFLLRGNHECASINRIYGFYDECKRRFNVRLWKTFTECFNCLPVAAVVDEKILCMHGGLSPEMENLNQIRAIERPVDVPDQGLLCDLLWADPDRDIKGWGDNDRGVSYTFGADKVAEVLKKNDLDLICRAHQVVEDGYEFFADRQLVTIFSAPNYCGEFNNAGALMRVDESLLCSFQILKPCKGKGQLE, encoded by the exons ATGGAAGGATTGGAAGGGATAATAGAGAGGCTGTTGGAAGGAAAGAATAACAGAGGGAAACGCATTCAGCTTACTGAATCTGAAATCAGAAACCTTTGTCTCACTGCCAAACAAGTCTTCCTTGCTCAGCCTGTTCTTCTTGAAATACAAGCTCCCATCAACATCTGTG GTGACATACACGGCCAATATCCAGATCTCTTGCGGCTGTTCGAGTATGGTGGATTTCCACCAGATTCCAGCTATCTATTTTTAGGAGATTATGTAGATAGAGGAAAACAAAGTATAGAAACTATATGCCTTCTTCTAGCTTACAAGATCAAGTTCCCAGAAAAATTTTTCCTCCTACGAGGGAACCATGAATGTGCTTCAATCAACAGAATATATGGATTCTATGATGAGTGCAAGCGCCGGTTCAATGTCCGTCTATGGAAAACTTTTACTGAATGCTTCAATTGTTTACCAGTAGCTGCAGTGGTGGACGAGAAAATCCTCTGCATGCATGGTGGTCTCTCACCAGAAATGGAGAACTTGAATCAGATCAGAGCCATAGAACGGCCGGTTGATGTGCCGGACCAGGGCCTTTTGTGTGACCTCCTATGGGCTGATCCTGATAGAGACATCAAAGGATGGGGTGACAACGATAGAGGTGTCTCCTATACATTTGGAGCTGATAAAGTTGCTgaagttttgaaaaaaaatgatCTCGATCTCATATGCCGAGCTCACCAG GTAGTTGAAGATGGATATGAATTCTTCGCAGACAGGCAGCTGGTGACCATATTCTCAGCGCCAAACTACTGTGGAGAGTTTAACAATGCAGGTGCGCTAATGCGCGTTGATGAAAGCTTGCTCTGCTCTTTTCAGATTCTGAAGCCCTGTAAAGGAAAAGGACAATTGGAATAG